The following are from one region of the Chiloscyllium punctatum isolate Juve2018m chromosome 24, sChiPun1.3, whole genome shotgun sequence genome:
- the oaz1a gene encoding LOW QUALITY PROTEIN: ornithine decarboxylase antizyme 1a (The sequence of the model RefSeq protein was modified relative to this genomic sequence to represent the inferred CDS: deleted 1 base in 1 codon), with translation MVKTSLQRILNSHCFAREKEGNKMPSMTFSSNTSTESPRLSSSCCRNPGPGPLWCSDVPHPPLKIPGGRGNGQRDHNLAANILYSDNRLSVTEDLSANGRTKILHFQSKLTDARIAHWRAVLNNNNLYIELPGGVLPEGSKESFAILLEFAEEHLQAEHVFICFHKNRDDRASLLRTFSFLGFEIVRPGHPLVPKRPDAFFMVYTFERDSSDEE, from the exons ATGGTCAAGACCTCCCTTCAGCGCATTTTGAATAGTCACTGTTTTGCTagagagaaagaaggaaacaAAATGCCATCCATGACGTTTAGTAGTAATACTAGTACCGAAAG TCCCAGGCTGTCATCCAGTTGCTGTCGTAACCCTGGTCCGGGGCCTCTGTGGTGTTCC GATGTCCCTCACCCACCCTTGAAGATCCCAGGTGGGCGAGGGAATGGTCAAAGGGATCACAATCTTGCAGCTAACATACTGTATTCA GATAATCGGCTGAGTGTAACAGAAGATTTGAGTGCAAATGGCAGGACTAAAATTCTCCACTTTCAGTCCAAGCTTACTGATGCAAGAATTGCTCACTGGAGAGCAGTACTGAATAACAACAATCTGTACATTGAACTCCCAGGTGGAGTCTTGCCAGAAGGAAGCAAAGAAAG TTTTGCCATCCTGCTTGAATTTGCAGAAGAACATCTTCAAGCTGAGCATGTGTTCATTTGCTTCCACAAGAACAGGGATGATCGAG CTTCACTGCTTCGCACATTTAGCTTTCTTGGCTTTGAGATTGTGAGACCTGGACATCCCCTTGTCCCGAAAAGACCAGATGCTTTCTTCATGGTGTATACATTTGAAAGAGACTCATCTGATGAAGAATAA